The following nucleotide sequence is from Synergistota bacterium.
GCCTCTAATCTCTCCGTTTCAAGAAAGCCCCCTAAGTTCGTGCTTATAATGGAGAGCGCCAGGCCTATTATGAGAAGAACGATCAGGAGCTCGAGTAAGGTAAATCCCCTTTTCCTCACCAGTTGGTTATATCCGCGTTTACTCCCTCTCCGCCGGGCTTGCCATCCGCTCCATAGGAGAATAGATCATAGCTATCCTGGTTATGCTCTCCCGGGCATATATAAACATATGGTCTTCCCCATGGATCGAGAGGAATCTTTTTCATATAGCCTCCCTCTCTCCACTTTGGAGGAATCGGCTCCGTATCCGGTTTCTCGACGAGCGCCTCAAGCCCCTGCTCCGTGGTCGGGTAAAAGCCGTTGTCAAGCTTGTAAAGCTCCAACGCGGTTTCTATTTCCTTCATCTGCATCTTCGCTATCTCTACCTTAGCTTCTTCTCCCCTTCCTATGAGTTTTGGTATCACGAGCCCCGCGAGCAATCCCAGAATAACTATGACGATCATAAGCTCAATGAGCGTAAACCCCTTCCGTTTTTTCAATTCTCTTTGGCACCTCCTTTAAATCAGCGAAAGTCTATCCGCATTTATAAAATCCATATAGTCTCCTTTCAGAGCTAAAACATAGATTTTCTTTTTCGTTGCTCTGTTAATAATATTATCGTTTGCATAAAGCGTTGAATAAACCGGAATGATCTTCCTATCGCAATACTCCGG
It contains:
- the gspG gene encoding type II secretion system major pseudopilin GspG, coding for MKKRKGFTLIELMIVIVILGLLAGLVIPKLIGRGEEAKVEIAKMQMKEIETALELYKLDNGFYPTTEQGLEALVEKPDTEPIPPKWREGGYMKKIPLDPWGRPYVYICPGEHNQDSYDLFSYGADGKPGGEGVNADITNW